A single window of Nocardia sp. NBC_01327 DNA harbors:
- a CDS encoding helical backbone metal receptor, producing the protein MVAGEVVDDLGAVVRVRRPVRRVVSLVPSLTEAIAVSCPDLLAGATEWCTHPPGLSVERVRGTKNPNVRRIVEIAPDLVVCNQEENRRIDVERLRDAGIAVWVTRIRTLEEAFASMGRLFTVGLDVGMPDWLAQAEACWAPPPPKPLCNAVIPVWRDPWMVVGRDTFTGDLARRLGLRLVHADLPERYPTVSTHELVANVDLAVLPDEPYVFTETDGPEAFPGMPVALVEGHHLTWYGPSLVTARKSLTDRLAQAAVRP; encoded by the coding sequence GTGGTTGCCGGGGAGGTGGTCGATGATCTCGGCGCGGTTGTGCGCGTGCGGCGGCCGGTGCGGCGGGTTGTGTCGCTGGTGCCGTCGCTGACCGAGGCGATTGCGGTGAGCTGCCCGGATCTTTTGGCGGGCGCTACCGAGTGGTGCACGCATCCTCCGGGATTGTCGGTTGAGCGGGTTCGGGGGACGAAGAATCCGAATGTTCGGCGGATTGTCGAGATCGCTCCGGATCTGGTGGTGTGCAATCAGGAGGAGAATCGGCGGATCGATGTCGAGCGGCTTCGGGATGCCGGGATTGCGGTGTGGGTGACCAGGATTCGGACGCTGGAGGAAGCTTTCGCGTCCATGGGCCGTCTGTTCACGGTGGGACTCGATGTCGGGATGCCGGACTGGTTGGCGCAGGCCGAGGCCTGCTGGGCTCCGCCGCCGCCGAAACCCTTGTGCAATGCGGTGATTCCGGTGTGGCGGGATCCGTGGATGGTGGTCGGGCGGGACACATTCACCGGTGATCTAGCGCGGCGGCTCGGATTGCGACTTGTCCACGCCGATCTACCGGAGCGCTATCCAACTGTATCCACGCACGAGCTGGTGGCGAACGTCGATCTTGCCGTACTTCCGGACGAGCCATACGTATTCACCGAAACCGATGGGCCGGAAGCCTTTCCGGGAATGCCGGTGGCGTTGGTCGAGGGCCACCATCTCACCTGGTACGGCCCGTCATTGGTCACCGCCCGCAAGTCGCTCACCGATCGATTGGCACAGGCCGCCGTCCGGCCATAG
- a CDS encoding alpha-mannosidase, with translation MHDDRRLIESRLGRVLGERIVPAIYPESVPLRASMWVAPDEPVPVAEGLAGPRTGVGPGDRWGAPWGTSWLTVEGTVPAAWAGRTVEAIIDLGFDRNMTGFQCEGLVYRGDGSPVKGLHPRNQWVRVAGPAVGGEEVVLHVEAASNPIIPFFSPTALGDSLTAGGEPQYRLGRMDLAIFDEQVWQLVMDLEVLGELMHEMPEDPARRYDIVRAIERALDTIDLQDVNSTAAAARECLVEVLAAPAIASAHTISAVGHAHIDTAWLWPLRETVRKVARTTANMTALLADEPDFIFTMSQAAQYDFLKQHRPEVYEKVEKAVSDGRFVPAGGMWVESDTNMPGSEAMARQFVYGKRFFLEEFGIENEEAWLPDTFGFAAGLPQIIKAAGSKWLLTQKISWSEINQFPHHTFLWEGIDGTRIFTHFPPVDTYNCSMQGREIAHAARNFKDKGRASMSLAPTGWGDGGGGTTREMVAKAARMKNLEGSPKVLWDKPSDFFAKAEAEYANPPVWVGELYLELHRATLTSQAKTKQGNRRSEHLLREAELWAATAAVRKNAEYPRAALDRLWKTVLLHQFHDILPGSAIAWVYREAAQTYAAVAQELTEIIERAQWVLGGERAGPNSFNSTPHTWQSVPAGAAAVPEQSGSCSVTARAEGGFVLENGVLRVEIDVRGLVVSVFDPAQQRETLPPESAANLLQLHPDLPNSWDAWDVDRFYRNRVTDLIDVDFLAAGPDSTESAVVRVGRSFGSSKVEQTLSLRAGAHGLDIDTSVDWHETEKFLKLAFPLDVHADRYASETQFGHMFRPTHTNTSWEYAKFEACNHRFVHIAEPGWGVALVNDSTYGHDVTRTVRADGGTTTTVRASLLRAPRFPDPETDHGAHAFRHSLIPSASIGDAVCAGYRINLAPITPTVAEAVAPLFTIDNDAVVTSAVKLADDGSGDVVLRVYEAQGGRASALVTLGFETSGLQVCDLLERPTESDTSAVLDGSAVRLRLRPFQLVTLRFTRA, from the coding sequence GTGCATGATGACCGTCGGTTGATCGAGAGTCGGCTGGGGCGGGTGCTGGGGGAGCGGATTGTTCCGGCGATCTATCCGGAGTCCGTGCCGCTCAGGGCATCCATGTGGGTGGCGCCCGATGAGCCGGTGCCGGTGGCCGAGGGGTTGGCTGGGCCTCGGACCGGGGTCGGGCCGGGGGACCGGTGGGGTGCGCCCTGGGGGACGAGTTGGTTGACGGTGGAGGGGACGGTTCCGGCGGCGTGGGCTGGGAGGACTGTCGAGGCGATCATCGATCTCGGGTTCGATCGGAATATGACGGGTTTTCAGTGCGAGGGGCTGGTCTATCGGGGGGACGGGTCGCCGGTGAAGGGGTTGCATCCGCGTAATCAGTGGGTGCGGGTGGCTGGGCCCGCGGTGGGCGGGGAGGAGGTGGTGCTGCACGTCGAGGCGGCGTCGAACCCGATCATCCCGTTCTTCTCGCCGACCGCGCTGGGGGACAGTCTCACCGCCGGTGGTGAGCCGCAGTATCGCCTGGGGCGGATGGACCTCGCGATCTTCGACGAGCAGGTGTGGCAGTTGGTGATGGATCTGGAGGTGCTCGGCGAGCTGATGCACGAGATGCCCGAGGATCCGGCCCGCCGCTACGACATTGTGCGGGCGATCGAGCGGGCGCTGGACACCATCGATCTACAGGATGTGAACTCGACCGCCGCCGCGGCGCGGGAATGTCTGGTCGAGGTGCTGGCCGCACCGGCCATAGCGTCGGCGCACACGATCTCCGCTGTCGGACATGCGCATATCGATACGGCCTGGTTGTGGCCGCTGCGGGAAACGGTGCGCAAGGTCGCGCGCACCACCGCGAATATGACCGCGCTGCTGGCCGACGAACCCGACTTCATTTTCACGATGTCCCAAGCCGCCCAATACGACTTCCTCAAACAGCATCGGCCCGAGGTCTACGAGAAAGTCGAGAAGGCGGTATCGGACGGCCGGTTCGTGCCGGCCGGTGGGATGTGGGTGGAGTCGGATACGAATATGCCGGGCTCCGAGGCGATGGCGCGGCAGTTCGTCTACGGCAAGCGGTTCTTCCTGGAGGAGTTCGGGATCGAGAACGAGGAGGCGTGGCTGCCGGACACGTTCGGATTCGCGGCGGGGCTGCCGCAGATCATCAAGGCGGCAGGCTCCAAATGGCTGCTGACACAGAAGATCTCCTGGAGCGAGATCAATCAGTTCCCGCACCATACCTTCCTGTGGGAGGGCATCGACGGGACCCGGATCTTCACCCACTTTCCACCGGTCGACACCTACAACTGCTCGATGCAGGGCCGCGAGATCGCGCACGCCGCACGGAATTTCAAGGACAAGGGCCGGGCGTCGATGTCGCTGGCGCCGACCGGCTGGGGTGACGGCGGTGGCGGCACCACGCGGGAGATGGTCGCGAAGGCCGCCCGGATGAAGAACCTCGAAGGTTCGCCGAAAGTGCTGTGGGACAAGCCCTCCGACTTCTTCGCGAAGGCCGAGGCCGAGTATGCGAATCCGCCGGTGTGGGTGGGGGAGCTGTACCTGGAGCTGCACCGCGCCACGCTCACCAGCCAGGCGAAGACCAAGCAGGGTAACCGGCGCAGCGAACACCTGCTGCGGGAGGCCGAGCTGTGGGCTGCCACGGCGGCGGTGCGCAAGAACGCGGAATATCCTCGTGCGGCCTTGGATCGCCTCTGGAAGACGGTGCTACTGCACCAGTTCCACGATATTCTGCCCGGCTCGGCGATCGCGTGGGTGTACCGGGAGGCCGCGCAGACGTACGCGGCGGTGGCGCAGGAGCTGACCGAGATCATCGAGCGGGCTCAATGGGTGCTCGGTGGTGAGCGGGCAGGGCCGAACAGCTTCAATTCCACGCCGCACACCTGGCAATCGGTTCCGGCCGGAGCGGCCGCAGTGCCTGAGCAGTCCGGCTCGTGCTCGGTGACCGCGCGCGCCGAGGGCGGCTTCGTTCTCGAAAACGGTGTGCTGCGAGTCGAAATCGATGTGCGCGGGCTTGTCGTATCGGTATTCGACCCCGCGCAACAGCGGGAGACATTGCCGCCGGAATCGGCCGCGAACCTGCTGCAGCTGCATCCGGACCTGCCGAACTCGTGGGACGCCTGGGATGTCGACCGGTTCTACCGGAACCGGGTCACCGATCTCATCGACGTGGATTTCCTTGCGGCAGGCCCGGATTCGACAGAATCCGCGGTGGTTCGGGTCGGTCGATCGTTCGGGTCCTCGAAAGTCGAGCAGACCCTGTCGCTGCGGGCCGGCGCGCATGGCCTCGATATCGATACCAGCGTCGACTGGCACGAGACCGAGAAATTCCTCAAACTGGCGTTCCCCCTGGACGTTCACGCCGACCGCTACGCCTCCGAAACCCAGTTCGGGCACATGTTCCGGCCGACCCACACCAATACCAGCTGGGAGTACGCGAAGTTCGAAGCCTGCAATCACCGGTTCGTGCATATCGCCGAGCCGGGCTGGGGTGTGGCGCTGGTCAATGATTCGACCTACGGCCACGACGTCACCCGGACGGTCCGGGCGGACGGCGGGACCACGACAACGGTGCGGGCTTCGCTCTTGCGGGCGCCGCGGTTTCCCGATCCGGAGACCGACCACGGCGCGCACGCCTTCCGGCACTCGCTGATCCCGAGCGCCTCGATCGGTGACGCGGTGTGTGCGGGCTACCGCATCAACCTCGCGCCGATCACGCCGACCGTCGCCGAGGCAGTCGCGCCGCTGTTCACCATCGACAATGACGCGGTGGTGACCAGCGCGGTCAAACTGGCCGACGACGGCAGCGGCGACGTTGTGCTGCGCGTCTACGAAGCGCAGGGCGGCCGGGCCTCGGCACTCGTCACCCTCGGATTCGAGACGTCTGGATTGCAGGTGTGCGATCTGCTGGAGCGGCCGACGGAAAGCGATACCTCCGCAGTTCTGGACGGTTCGGCAGTTCGGCTGCGGCTGCGCCCCTTCCAGCTGGTCACGCTCCGGTTCACCCGTGCCTGA
- a CDS encoding LLM class flavin-dependent oxidoreductase has translation MPIALSLLDLASIAPGQTARDSFDNSVKLAQAAERSGHRRVWYAEHHNMSSIASSATSVLIGYVAAHTDTIRLGAGGIMLPNHSPLVIAEQFGTLETLFPGRIDLGLGRAPGSDQKTMLALRRNPASADTFPQDVLELQGYLSGHSRIPGVKAVPRAEGVVPLYILGSSLFGAQLAAHLGLPYAFASHFSPDALHQAVRAYRDGFQPSEQLAEPYVMAGVNVFTADDHDQAAEQKTISYRARTRAFIKRSAAGADYTDDEIDAFLASPNGHQLALMTKYTAVGTPAEVVAYLEDFAVGIQADELILAHHAHRIEDRVRSVELTGEAMAAREPATR, from the coding sequence ATGCCCATCGCACTGTCCCTTCTCGACTTGGCGTCGATCGCGCCCGGGCAGACCGCGCGTGACAGCTTCGACAACAGCGTCAAGTTGGCGCAGGCCGCGGAGCGCAGTGGGCATCGCCGGGTCTGGTACGCCGAGCACCACAATATGAGCTCGATCGCCTCGAGTGCGACGAGCGTTCTCATCGGTTACGTGGCGGCGCATACGGACACCATTCGGCTCGGAGCCGGCGGGATCATGCTGCCCAATCACTCGCCGCTGGTGATCGCCGAGCAGTTCGGCACGCTGGAGACGCTCTTCCCCGGTCGGATCGATCTGGGGCTGGGCCGCGCGCCGGGCAGCGATCAGAAGACCATGCTGGCGCTGCGCCGCAATCCCGCCTCGGCGGATACGTTCCCGCAGGATGTGCTGGAACTGCAGGGCTACCTGTCGGGTCACTCGCGCATTCCAGGGGTCAAGGCCGTACCGCGCGCGGAAGGCGTTGTGCCGCTGTATATTCTGGGCTCCTCGCTGTTCGGCGCTCAGCTTGCCGCGCACCTCGGCCTGCCGTACGCCTTCGCGTCCCACTTCTCACCCGATGCCCTGCACCAGGCGGTCCGCGCCTACCGTGATGGTTTCCAGCCCTCGGAGCAGCTGGCCGAGCCGTACGTCATGGCCGGGGTCAATGTCTTCACCGCCGACGACCACGACCAGGCCGCGGAGCAGAAGACGATCTCCTACCGGGCGCGCACCCGGGCGTTCATCAAGCGCAGCGCGGCCGGTGCCGATTACACCGACGATGAGATCGACGCCTTCCTGGCCTCGCCGAACGGGCACCAGCTGGCCTTGATGACCAAGTACACCGCGGTCGGCACGCCCGCCGAAGTTGTTGCGTACCTGGAGGATTTCGCCGTCGGCATCCAGGCGGACGAACTCATTCTCGCCCATCACGCGCACCGCATCGAGGACCGCGTCCGCTCCGTCGAACTCACCGGCGAGGCCATGGCCGCCCGGGAACCCGCCACCCGCTGA
- a CDS encoding alpha/beta hydrolase, producing MSTRPPFDPELDAILASYPLEMRELGWTAPRALAEYRKMNSSTANPELLRRNGAVRIEQCTVAGADDGPELPVVIMRPTRGPGPWPCVYHTHGGGMIAGDEWELADTLARWVDELGIVAISVGYRRAPEHPFPTPVEDCYAGLLWVAGHSEELDIDPERLIIFGSSAGGGLAAATALLARDRGGPALAHQILWCPMLDDRGRTPSSQELDREGFWDRTANAEAWAMYLGRAPGGPDVSSYAAPARATELSGLPPTFLDVGQVETFRDEVLDYAARLSQAGVPVELHLWPGAWHGFSIAAPQAALSQLADAARTAYLRRVLS from the coding sequence ATGAGCACTCGCCCGCCCTTCGACCCGGAGTTGGACGCAATCCTCGCCTCCTACCCCCTGGAAATGCGGGAGCTGGGCTGGACAGCACCCCGCGCGCTGGCCGAGTACCGAAAGATGAACTCCAGCACCGCGAATCCCGAACTGCTGCGGCGCAATGGCGCGGTGCGGATCGAGCAGTGCACGGTCGCGGGGGCCGATGACGGCCCGGAACTACCCGTCGTCATCATGCGCCCGACTCGCGGGCCCGGCCCGTGGCCCTGCGTCTATCACACGCACGGCGGCGGAATGATCGCCGGCGACGAGTGGGAGCTCGCCGACACCCTGGCCCGCTGGGTCGATGAGCTCGGCATTGTCGCGATCTCGGTCGGCTACCGGCGGGCCCCGGAACATCCCTTCCCGACCCCGGTCGAGGACTGCTATGCCGGATTGCTCTGGGTCGCAGGGCACTCCGAGGAGCTGGACATCGACCCCGAACGGTTGATCATCTTCGGCAGCAGCGCGGGCGGCGGACTGGCCGCGGCGACCGCACTGCTGGCGCGGGATCGGGGCGGCCCGGCGCTCGCCCATCAAATCCTGTGGTGCCCCATGCTCGATGACCGCGGCCGCACACCTTCGAGCCAGGAACTCGACCGCGAGGGCTTCTGGGATCGCACCGCCAATGCCGAGGCGTGGGCGATGTACCTCGGCCGGGCGCCCGGCGGCCCCGATGTGTCATCGTATGCGGCCCCCGCGCGTGCAACCGAATTATCCGGCCTGCCACCGACTTTCCTCGATGTCGGACAGGTCGAAACCTTCCGCGACGAAGTGCTCGACTATGCCGCGCGCCTGTCGCAGGCCGGGGTGCCGGTCGAGCTGCACCTGTGGCCGGGCGCGTGGCACGGATTCTCCATTGCCGCACCACAGGCCGCCCTCTCACAGCTCGCGGATGCGGCTCGAACCGCCTATCTGCGACGAGTGCTGAGTTAG
- a CDS encoding helix-turn-helix domain-containing protein, translating to MEELLQRLASLDPAAEGAVRAIAYFDKLVEGRAGLEAFVRAAAILAGCPAGLHDPDRHVLVRMHPDGHRLEAGSFHGEWPMVELAGGEGGRVWLERDAGPSPTDVIILERLAVGVRLVLDRTRGRGPARDPASVEALLSADISANVRRQAARRIALPADPQVKVVAMLAEPDSAVPESADLSRWSAQLGRVLAAIVPADLEPETSVRIGLGPAVESADLPRSWHGALQALRLTGIDGPRRVRFEDLGGMGIIAERISPADALVDDVLAIRAAQDQIPAALATLTALVEHDSLRAAAAALYLHHSTLQARIPRLATILGYRPDTAFGRNRLHIALVLNRINLNGPLP from the coding sequence ATGGAAGAGCTGCTCCAACGGCTTGCCTCTCTCGATCCCGCCGCCGAGGGCGCGGTGCGGGCGATCGCCTATTTCGACAAACTCGTGGAGGGCCGGGCGGGGCTCGAGGCCTTTGTCCGCGCCGCGGCAATCCTGGCGGGTTGTCCGGCGGGATTGCATGATCCGGACCGTCATGTGCTGGTCCGCATGCATCCCGATGGGCATCGGCTCGAAGCCGGTTCCTTCCACGGCGAATGGCCGATGGTCGAGCTCGCCGGGGGAGAAGGCGGGCGGGTCTGGCTGGAGCGGGATGCCGGTCCGAGTCCGACCGATGTGATCATTCTGGAACGGCTGGCCGTCGGCGTCCGGCTCGTGCTGGACCGTACGCGCGGGCGCGGGCCCGCTCGTGATCCGGCCAGCGTCGAGGCTTTGCTCAGCGCGGATATCTCGGCGAATGTGCGCCGGCAGGCTGCGCGTCGTATTGCCCTGCCCGCGGATCCTCAGGTCAAAGTGGTGGCAATGCTCGCCGAGCCGGATTCGGCGGTACCGGAATCCGCGGATCTGAGTAGATGGAGTGCGCAGCTTGGCCGGGTGCTGGCCGCGATCGTGCCGGCCGACCTCGAGCCCGAGACCTCCGTGCGGATCGGACTCGGGCCCGCTGTCGAGTCCGCCGATCTTCCGCGTTCGTGGCACGGGGCGCTACAGGCGTTGCGGCTCACCGGAATTGACGGTCCACGGCGGGTGCGATTCGAGGACCTCGGTGGGATGGGCATCATCGCCGAGCGGATCTCGCCGGCGGATGCGCTGGTCGACGATGTGCTGGCGATTCGAGCGGCGCAGGATCAGATCCCGGCGGCGCTAGCGACCCTCACCGCCCTCGTCGAGCATGACAGCCTGCGTGCGGCGGCGGCAGCACTGTATCTGCACCACTCCACACTGCAGGCTCGAATTCCGCGTCTCGCAACAATTCTCGGCTATCGGCCCGATACGGCGTTCGGTCGCAATCGCTTGCACATCGCCCTGGTTCTGAACCGGATCAACCTCAACGGGCCACTGCCCTAG
- a CDS encoding dienelactone hydrolase family protein, with protein sequence MTPQNMSADDALSDFTIREITLENVTKRVYVAGSGPAVIVMTEMPGISPHVTRFSRWVRDAGFTVYMPSLFGRDGAVATADEGAAVFRKACVSAEFRAFAADESSPVTGWLRALARLALHECGGPGVGAIGMCFTGNFALSMMLEPAVLAPVLSQPTLPMDNPAGLESPPDELAAVRNRLEKDDLTVLAYRFAGDKFCRAQRFAAYQEALGDRFVGRVLPDHAANPETAPFFSVHVASPHSVVTAHLIDEAGQPTIAARDEILAFFQHRLIPETAPTS encoded by the coding sequence ATGACGCCGCAGAACATGTCCGCCGATGATGCGTTGTCGGACTTCACCATTCGCGAGATCACCCTCGAAAACGTTACGAAGCGGGTGTATGTCGCCGGATCCGGCCCGGCCGTGATCGTCATGACGGAGATGCCGGGCATCAGCCCGCATGTCACTCGCTTCAGCCGCTGGGTTCGGGACGCCGGATTCACCGTCTACATGCCGTCGCTATTCGGCCGGGACGGAGCCGTAGCCACCGCCGACGAAGGTGCGGCGGTATTCCGAAAAGCGTGCGTCAGTGCCGAATTCCGCGCCTTCGCCGCCGACGAGTCCAGCCCCGTCACCGGTTGGTTGCGAGCGCTCGCACGGCTGGCCCTGCACGAGTGCGGCGGCCCGGGCGTAGGCGCGATCGGAATGTGCTTTACCGGCAATTTCGCACTGTCCATGATGCTCGAACCCGCCGTGCTCGCCCCCGTACTGTCCCAGCCCACGCTGCCGATGGACAATCCGGCAGGACTGGAGAGTCCCCCCGATGAGCTTGCCGCCGTGCGCAATCGGCTCGAGAAGGACGACCTCACGGTGCTCGCCTACCGATTCGCGGGTGACAAGTTCTGCCGCGCCCAGCGTTTCGCCGCGTACCAGGAAGCACTGGGCGACCGATTCGTCGGCCGAGTCCTCCCCGACCATGCGGCCAATCCCGAAACAGCGCCGTTCTTTTCGGTACACGTCGCGAGTCCGCACAGCGTGGTCACCGCCCACCTGATCGATGAGGCAGGCCAGCCGACCATCGCCGCCCGCGATGAAATCCTTGCCTTCTTCCAGCACCGCTTGATCCCGGAGACCGCGCCTACGTCGTAA
- a CDS encoding TetR/AcrR family transcriptional regulator: MPKQVDFAVQRRTIAAAAVAVIDKAGIDGARLRDVAAAANVTTGAVTHYFDGKDAVLEAALSEVVRRILERPAPSADEPIDLVSCIELYCGYLPLDARGLGEWRVWLAFWGRAMTDERLAAVHRRYYEEIVERITHRLSTLRGAPAPQELGIIADSVLAAIDGVGTRATLEPRSWPAERQRRTLSALLLPLLTTLTNGTQEV; this comes from the coding sequence ATGCCAAAACAGGTCGACTTTGCCGTGCAGCGGCGGACGATCGCGGCTGCCGCCGTCGCGGTGATCGACAAGGCCGGGATCGACGGGGCGCGGCTGCGGGATGTGGCGGCGGCCGCCAATGTGACGACCGGCGCGGTCACGCACTATTTCGACGGTAAGGACGCAGTGCTGGAGGCGGCGCTGTCGGAGGTTGTGCGGCGAATACTGGAGCGGCCCGCGCCCTCGGCCGATGAACCGATCGACCTGGTGAGCTGTATCGAGCTGTACTGCGGTTACCTTCCCCTGGATGCGCGGGGGCTCGGCGAATGGCGGGTGTGGCTGGCCTTCTGGGGCCGGGCGATGACCGATGAACGCCTCGCCGCCGTGCATCGCCGCTACTACGAGGAGATCGTCGAGCGCATTACGCACCGGCTTTCGACGCTCCGAGGCGCACCCGCACCGCAGGAATTGGGCATCATCGCGGACTCGGTCCTCGCGGCGATCGACGGAGTCGGCACCCGAGCCACCTTGGAGCCGCGATCATGGCCCGCCGAGCGCCAGCGCCGCACCTTGTCGGCACTGCTCCTCCCCCTACTCACCACCCTCACGAACGGAACGCAGGAAGTCTGA
- a CDS encoding AEC family transporter: protein MTGFLGTLEKLAPVALICGAGVLFARRKIIDATLSKAFSEFAFRFAIPAYLLGSFYRADLRQVFNPVAIAAYTTTAVLGMIVVATVARTVTRCDARATALRIMAACQVNTTYFAIPVFLLLFGDATPIFPVILLQVCVLTVVVIAIMESTGTPTDPEGTTGGVRRGLRAAVTTPIVVACYAGIAANLAHLPVPGWATDTLSMAGAAASPVALFALGLHLGGSGIRLRGTSSDEYWLVTMKCLLFPLLAFTLARYVFGIGAPWLTYLTLIAAMPAPQNLFIFAAQYDTDVDLAASVVIKTSVLALLLLPMWAALAH, encoded by the coding sequence GTGACCGGTTTTCTCGGCACACTCGAAAAACTGGCACCGGTCGCGCTCATCTGCGGAGCGGGGGTGCTGTTCGCCCGCCGCAAGATCATCGATGCCACGCTGTCGAAGGCGTTCTCCGAGTTCGCTTTCCGCTTCGCCATCCCCGCGTACCTACTGGGCAGCTTCTACCGCGCCGATCTGCGACAGGTGTTCAACCCCGTCGCGATCGCCGCCTACACCACCACCGCCGTGCTGGGCATGATCGTGGTGGCGACGGTGGCCCGCACCGTGACTCGATGCGATGCCCGCGCCACCGCGCTGCGGATCATGGCCGCCTGCCAGGTCAACACCACCTACTTCGCCATCCCGGTATTCCTGTTGCTGTTCGGCGACGCCACACCGATCTTCCCTGTCATCCTGCTGCAGGTCTGCGTGCTGACGGTGGTGGTCATCGCGATCATGGAATCCACAGGCACACCGACCGATCCGGAAGGCACGACCGGCGGCGTGCGAAGGGGCCTGCGAGCTGCGGTCACCACACCGATAGTGGTGGCCTGCTACGCCGGGATCGCTGCCAATCTCGCACACCTGCCCGTCCCGGGCTGGGCGACCGACACACTCTCGATGGCCGGAGCGGCAGCATCCCCCGTCGCCCTCTTCGCATTGGGACTTCACCTGGGCGGCAGCGGGATTCGACTGCGAGGGACCAGCAGCGACGAGTACTGGCTGGTCACCATGAAATGCCTGTTGTTCCCACTGCTGGCATTCACGCTCGCCCGCTACGTATTCGGCATCGGCGCGCCCTGGCTCACCTACCTCACCCTCATCGCGGCAATGCCGGCCCCACAGAACCTCTTCATCTTCGCCGCCCAGTACGACACGGACGTCGACCTCGCCGCATCGGTGGTCATCAAGACCTCGGTGCTCGCGCTTCTCCTGCTGCCGATGTGGGCGGCCCTCGCACACTGA